Below is a genomic region from Cloeon dipterum chromosome 2, ieCloDipt1.1, whole genome shotgun sequence.
CTGCGAATGtgacattaaaattgaagattataaaatttatcggTCACCGagatctgatttttttgttctcttggtgagaatataaaaatacgcaTTGGTGCCATGAACGTGAAGATGCCTTGACCtagaatggaaaaaattgaagcaaacaAACTGTTCGCATAGTTCAGCGCAGAGCGTGCTGAATTTTCAGCTTTCACTTTCTGAGAGGCACGTGTAAAAGTCATGATTCAGGACAAAATCTGATGCTCTTTCTTGTTTTATCTTCCCCTCACATTTCGTCTCGTGTTTGCGCAGAGTTATCTAATCGcattttgtgaccttgacaGGCATCGTACTTCGACCAGGACGATGTGGCTCTGAAGGGCTTCCACAAGTTCTTCAAAAAGTCGAGCGATGAGGAGCGTGAGCACGGCGAGAAGATGATCAAGTACCTCAACATGAGGGGCGGCCGGCTGGTGATGAAGGGCATCGAAGACCCTCCCTCCCAGGCCAACTACAGTTCACCCCTTTTGGCCCTCCAGTTCGCCCTTTTCCTCGAGAAGAAGGTAAAGTGACgaaacaacttaaaaaaaaacgaattttaatattttgttcttcaGGTGAATCAGTCTCTTTTGGATCTGCACAAGACAGCGACGGACTGCAACGACCCGCAGTTCTGCGACTTCATCGAGTCCGAGTACCTGCAGGAGCAGGTGCACGCGATGAAGGAGATCTCCGACCTGATCACCAACGTCAACCGCGTCGGCGAGGGCCTTGGCGTCTACATGCTCGACAAGGAGCTGCAGTCCTAATTTTCCTGACTCACTGATTCTGGTTCAATAGTTCAAGTACTTAAGCAAAGAGCTgatcaattttaagaaaacatttttttatgttgaaagaattttaagtgctataatatatttcatgtGTAGGAATGTAGAACtgcatttcattattatttttagaggcTGCAGGTGTTATACGTGGTGCATTCCATTCAGTACTGATTTCATGAGAATTTTAAGATGGTCAATAAACGAAACTGTTGAAATACCAATCCGACGCAATAacgtttttcattaaaaaaaaccttaattTCATAAACAAAGAATTTATTGAGAACAACTGACTCTTCAGCACAGGGTTATAATGGGAATGCGccagaaataatttcatgCCATGAAGCAGAGATGTGCAACAATTTTCTTGGCACCAGTGCAGAACAGATATTTCGATTAATTAGGCATATCGCAGGTCAGTGAACAGCGTGAAGCCAGAATTTCGGCTGCGGAATCATCTTGAAAGACATGAGCCAACTCGGTCGCGAGGAATCAGTCGCAGTTCAGAGCCGTGCTTCAAAAACACGTCGCCTGAAA
It encodes:
- the Fer3HCH gene encoding soma ferritin isoform X2; translation: MASTSACRQNFHLEVENALNKQINLELYASHVYLTIASYFDQDDVALKGFHKFFKKSSDEEREHGEKMIKYLNMRGGRLVMKGIEDPPSQANYSSPLLALQFALFLEKKVNQSLLDLHKTATDCNDPQFCDFIESEYLQEQVHAMKEISDLITNVNRVGEGLGVYMLDKELQS
- the Fer3HCH gene encoding soma ferritin isoform X3, with the protein product MASTSACRQNFHVDVESALNKQINLELYASHVYLTIASYFDQDDVALKGFHKFFKKSSDEEREHGEKMIKYLNMRGGRLVMKGIEDPPSQANYSSPLLALQFALFLEKKVNQSLLDLHKTATDCNDPQFCDFIESEYLQEQVHAMKEISDLITNVNRVGEGLGVYMLDKELQS